A part of Maniola jurtina chromosome 19, ilManJurt1.1, whole genome shotgun sequence genomic DNA contains:
- the LOC123874882 gene encoding RNA-splicing ligase RtcB homolog, which produces MEKAMKRDQILVNDRQLACARINSAEGQDYLKSMAAAANFAWVNRSSMTFLTRQAFAKQFKMAPDDLDMHVIYDVSHNIAKIEEHVVDGKSKTLLVHRKGSTRAFPPHHPLIPVDYQLTGQPVLIGGSMGTCSYVLTGTHQGMTETFGSTCHGAGRALSRAKSRRNIDYKEVLVKLEEMGISIRVASPKLVMEEAPESYKNVTDVVNTCHAAGISKKTVKLRPIAVIKG; this is translated from the exons ATGGAAAAAGCTATGAAAAGGGATCAAATTCTTGTCAATGACAGACAATTGGCCTGCGCAAGGATAAATTCTGCTGAAGGTCAAGATTATTTAAAATCTATGGCAGCAGCAGCCAACTTTGCATGGGTTAATCGCAGTTCCATGACATTCCTGACTCGCCAGGCATTTGCTaaacaattcaaaatggctCCCGATGACTTAGATATGCATGTGATCTATGATGTTTCACACAATATTGCTAAAATAGAAGAACATGTTGTTGATGGAAAATCTAAGACCTTACTCGTCCATAGAAAG GGTTCTACAAGGGCATTTCCTCCACATCATCCGTTAATTCCAGTTGATTACCAGCTAACCGGCCAGCCTGTGTTAATTGGAGGGTCGATGGGAACATGCAGCTATGTGCTCACTGGCACTCATCAGGGCATGACAGAAACGTTTGGATCTACCTGTCATGGAGCTGGTCGTGCTCTGTCACGTGCCAAATCCAGGCGTAACATTGACTACAAGGAAGTATTGGTTAAACTTGAAGAAATGGGCATTTCTATTAGAGTTGCTTCACCAAAGTTAGTTATGGAAGAAGCACCTGAGTCTTACAAGAATGTGACTGATGTAGTAAATACATGTCATGCTGCTGGAATCAGCAAAAAGACTGTTAAGTTACGACCAATTGCTGTAATCAAAGGCTAG